Within the Desulfitibacter sp. BRH_c19 genome, the region TTATGACTTGGCAACCATGTCGGCTCAAAGCATTGTGCACAGTATTGAGTTAATAGGGGGAGGGTGGTAGGATGAGTACAAAAAAAGTTATAACTATTGCTTCTCTTGTAATTATACTCTCAATAATTGTTGAAGTACTGTTTGTAGATATCCATGCTGAATTCTGGTGGCATGAGTTAATCGGTTTTGATGTTATTTTTGGCTTCTTAGGATGTCTGCTCTTGATTGTTGGGGCAAAAACCTTAGGTAAAGAATTTTTACAGCGGTCAGAAGATTATTATGCTGGAGGTGAAGAAGACCATGACTAGTATGCATCCGGGATTGATTTTAATAATAGGCGCTGTACTAGCTGGAATTCTACCGGGACGATTGCGTCAGTTCAGTATGGTTGCGGCTCCCGCTCTAGCAATCTTTGCCGTGTTTAATTTAGAAATAGGTACGGTATGGACTATCCCCTTTATTAATAATTTAGATCTTATGGTTTTAAAAGTTGATCGACTATCATGGGTATTCTCTTTGATTTTTACGATTATGGCTCTTTTGGGAAATATTTATGCTTTGCATAATAAAAACTGGGGAGAAGCAACATCTAGTCTATTATATACCGGTGGCTCTTTAGGTGTAGTATTGGCCGGTGATTGGCTGACACTTATTTTCTTCTGGGAGCTAATGGCTGTTTCCTCAGTATTCCTGATCTGGTATCGAGGTACTGCACAATCTCGAAAGGCTGGGTTTAGATACATTCTAGTGCATATGTTTGGTGGAAACCTGCTCTTAGCAGGGATATTCTTAAAAATCTCTGCCGGTCAGCCGGAGGTTATGAGCCTAACCGGTACAACTGATGCAGCCTTTTGGTTGATTTTAGCTGGAGTTGCAATTAATGCTGCTATTCCACCTTTGCATTCTTGGTTAACTGATGCTTATCCCGAAGGAACTATTACCGGAAGTGTATTCCTAAGCTCCTTTACTACTAAGGTTGCCGTATACTCCTTAATCAGGATTTTCCCTGGTACTGAATTATTAATATGGGCAGGGGTAATAATGGCACTATATGGTGTTGTTTTTGCCATACTAGAAAATGATGTTCGTCGCCTTTTGGCCTATCACATAGTCAGTCAGGTTGGTTTCATGGTAGCTGGAGTAGGAATGGGTACAGAGCTGGCCTTAAATGGTTCTACCGCTCATGCCTATAGTCAT harbors:
- a CDS encoding cation:proton antiporter (subunit D of antiporter complex involved in resistance to high concentrations of Na+, K+, Li+ and/or alkali; contains an oxidoreductase domain; catalyzes the transfer of electrons from NADH to ubiquinone; in S. meliloti it is known to be involved specifically with K+ transport), producing the protein MTSMHPGLILIIGAVLAGILPGRLRQFSMVAAPALAIFAVFNLEIGTVWTIPFINNLDLMVLKVDRLSWVFSLIFTIMALLGNIYALHNKNWGEATSSLLYTGGSLGVVLAGDWLTLIFFWELMAVSSVFLIWYRGTAQSRKAGFRYILVHMFGGNLLLAGIFLKISAGQPEVMSLTGTTDAAFWLILAGVAINAAIPPLHSWLTDAYPEGTITGSVFLSSFTTKVAVYSLIRIFPGTELLIWAGVIMALYGVVFAILENDVRRLLAYHIVSQVGFMVAGVGMGTELALNGSTAHAYSHILYKSLLFMGAGAVIYATGKRKLSDLGGLYKQMPWVTLFFAVAAFSISGIPLFNGFISKSMIISAAGYSHMPSVELLLYLASIGTFLSIALKLLYFMFFGEDKGLETKKLPTNMYIAMAGGAFLCTMYGLAPNLLYNILPYPVDYHPYGLYHIIDTVQLLAATLIVFWIFLPYMATKLMISVDTDWFYRKPLKVLIHGVVNVVCYIREYSAAKLLLALKSTVPFFANPVKFAPQAVEASLVAYDEDHYRFPVGMTVLMSIVVFLLTFSYIIFA